Proteins found in one Lutimonas zeaxanthinifaciens genomic segment:
- a CDS encoding ribonucleoside-diphosphate reductase subunit alpha: MYVVKRDGKREPVMFDKITARVRKLCYGLNDLVDPIKISMRVIEGIYDGVTTSELDNLAAEIAATLTTTHPDFAKVAARIAVSNLHKNTKKSFSETMKDLHEYVNPRTGKKASMIAEDVYEIIEKNADKLDSTIIYNRDFGYDFFGFKTLERSYLLKINGQIVERPQHMLMRVSVGIHKEDLDAAIETYELMSKRFFTHATPTLFNAGTPKPQMSSCFLLQMQEDSIDGIYDTLRQTAKISQSAGGIGLSIHNVRATGSYIRGTNGTSNGIVPMLRVFNDTARYVDQGGGKRKGSFAVYIEPWHADIFQFLDLKKNHGKEEMRARDLFYAMWMPDLFMKRVEEDGEWTLMCPNECPHLYDTYGDEFEKLYTGYEKVGKGRKTIKARELWEKILEAQIETGNPYMLYKDAVNRKSNHKNLGTIRSSNLCTEIMEYTAPDEVAVCNLASIAIPMFVTENAEGEKFFDHKKLFKVTKKITKNLDTVIDQNFYPVPEAENSNMRHRPVGIGIQGLADAFIMLRMPFTCEEAKKLNQEIFETIYFAALTASMELAKAKEPYSTYKGSPISQGEFQFNMWNISEDDLSGRWDWKKLRKSILEHGVRNSLLVAPMPTASTSQILGNNEAFEPYTSNIYTRRVLSGEFIVVNKHLLEDLVKLDLWDNDMKEEIMRANGSIQHIETIPQDLKDLYKTVWEMSMKDIIDMARHRGYFIDQSQSLNLFMQDPDYSKLTSMHFYAWKSGLKTGMYYLRTKSAVNAIQFTVSKKNEEKLPAGAVEEKPLTGDELKEMIIKSRENPDDCLMCGS; encoded by the coding sequence ATGTATGTAGTAAAAAGAGACGGCAAAAGAGAACCGGTAATGTTCGATAAAATTACCGCAAGAGTTAGAAAATTATGCTATGGATTAAATGATCTGGTGGATCCGATCAAAATTTCGATGAGGGTGATAGAAGGAATTTATGACGGGGTAACCACTTCTGAATTAGATAACCTTGCAGCTGAGATTGCTGCCACTTTAACCACTACGCATCCGGATTTCGCAAAGGTCGCTGCACGAATTGCTGTGTCTAACCTGCACAAGAACACCAAGAAATCCTTCAGTGAAACCATGAAGGACCTCCATGAATACGTGAATCCAAGGACAGGTAAAAAAGCTTCAATGATCGCTGAAGATGTTTATGAGATTATTGAAAAAAATGCAGATAAGCTTGATTCTACGATAATTTATAACCGAGATTTTGGATATGACTTTTTTGGTTTTAAAACGCTTGAACGATCCTATTTACTTAAAATAAACGGTCAGATTGTTGAAAGGCCTCAGCATATGCTGATGAGGGTATCCGTCGGAATTCACAAAGAAGACCTTGATGCAGCCATTGAAACCTATGAATTAATGAGTAAACGTTTTTTTACTCACGCTACACCTACCCTTTTCAACGCGGGTACACCCAAACCACAGATGTCATCTTGTTTCCTTCTTCAAATGCAGGAAGACAGTATTGACGGGATCTATGATACCTTGAGGCAAACCGCCAAAATATCGCAATCTGCCGGTGGAATAGGCCTTTCTATTCATAATGTAAGAGCAACAGGTTCGTATATACGGGGTACAAATGGTACTTCAAATGGAATTGTTCCTATGTTAAGAGTTTTCAATGATACGGCGAGATATGTTGATCAGGGAGGCGGGAAACGGAAAGGTTCCTTTGCAGTTTATATTGAACCTTGGCACGCTGACATATTTCAGTTTCTCGATCTGAAAAAGAACCATGGAAAGGAAGAGATGAGAGCTAGAGACCTGTTCTACGCCATGTGGATGCCTGATCTATTCATGAAAAGAGTTGAAGAAGATGGAGAATGGACCTTAATGTGTCCTAATGAATGTCCTCACCTATATGATACTTATGGAGACGAGTTTGAAAAGCTTTATACGGGCTATGAAAAAGTAGGTAAAGGGCGTAAAACAATAAAAGCAAGGGAATTATGGGAGAAAATCCTTGAGGCTCAAATTGAGACCGGGAACCCGTATATGCTTTATAAAGATGCCGTAAACAGAAAATCAAATCACAAAAATCTGGGTACGATCCGTTCTTCCAATCTTTGTACGGAGATTATGGAATATACGGCTCCGGATGAAGTTGCCGTATGTAATCTTGCATCAATAGCAATTCCAATGTTCGTTACAGAAAATGCCGAGGGTGAAAAATTCTTTGATCATAAAAAGCTGTTCAAAGTAACCAAGAAGATCACAAAAAATCTTGATACTGTAATCGATCAGAATTTTTATCCCGTTCCTGAAGCCGAAAACTCAAATATGAGACACAGGCCGGTGGGAATTGGTATTCAAGGCCTGGCAGACGCTTTTATCATGTTGAGAATGCCTTTTACCTGTGAAGAAGCTAAAAAATTGAATCAGGAGATATTTGAGACCATCTACTTTGCGGCATTGACTGCTTCTATGGAACTGGCAAAAGCAAAAGAACCTTATTCCACTTACAAAGGCTCTCCAATATCTCAAGGTGAATTTCAATTTAACATGTGGAACATCAGTGAAGATGACCTGAGCGGAAGATGGGACTGGAAGAAACTGAGAAAAAGTATCCTGGAACATGGAGTAAGAAATTCACTTCTGGTAGCTCCAATGCCTACAGCATCAACCTCACAGATACTAGGTAACAATGAGGCTTTTGAACCTTATACTTCAAATATTTACACAAGGAGAGTACTGTCAGGGGAGTTTATCGTAGTGAACAAGCACCTTCTTGAAGACCTCGTTAAACTAGACCTTTGGGATAATGATATGAAGGAAGAAATTATGAGGGCTAACGGATCTATTCAGCATATCGAAACCATACCTCAGGACCTTAAAGATCTTTACAAGACCGTTTGGGAAATGAGTATGAAAGATATCATTGACATGGCTAGACACAGAGGATATTTTATAGACCAGTCTCAATCCTTAAATTTATTTATGCAGGACCCTGATTATTCTAAACTGACTTCAATGCATTTTTATGCTTGGAAATCAGGTCTTAAGACGGGAATGTATTATCTAAGAACGAAATCTGCTGTGAATGCCATTCAATTTACCGTTTCCAAAAAGAATGAAGAGAAGCTTCCAGCCGGTGCCGTAGAGGAAAAACCATTGACCGGAGACGAACTAAAGGAGATGATCATCAAATCAAGAGAAAATCCTGATGACTGCCTTATGTGCGGATCGTAA
- a CDS encoding ribonucleotide-diphosphate reductase subunit beta, producing MSNIEPILRPNKDRFVIFPIQHNDIWDWYKKQEASFWTAEEIDLEQDVIDWENKLNSDEKYFIKHILAFFAASDGIVNENLAENFVSEVQYTEAKFFYGFQLMMENIHSEVYSLLIDTYIKNEKEKNELFKAIEIFPAIKKKAEWALRWVESDSFAERLIAFSAVEGIFFSGSFCSIFWMKKRGLLPGLTFSNELINRDEGLHADFAVYLHQNHIVNKVPKERITEILVDALNIEREFITESLPVSLIGMNANLMTQYLEFVTDRLLLEYGCEKVYNATNPFDFMEMISLEGKTNFFEKRVSEYQKAGVKSGGTGSISFDADF from the coding sequence ATGTCAAATATTGAGCCTATTCTACGTCCAAACAAAGACCGATTCGTTATTTTTCCAATTCAGCATAACGATATCTGGGACTGGTATAAAAAACAGGAAGCTTCCTTTTGGACTGCAGAAGAAATAGACCTTGAACAAGACGTAATTGATTGGGAAAACAAACTGAATAGCGACGAAAAATACTTTATCAAGCATATTCTTGCCTTTTTTGCAGCTTCAGATGGTATTGTAAATGAAAACCTTGCAGAAAATTTTGTTAGTGAAGTTCAGTATACCGAAGCCAAATTCTTTTATGGGTTCCAACTAATGATGGAAAATATTCATTCTGAAGTTTATTCCTTGTTGATTGATACTTACATAAAGAATGAAAAGGAAAAAAATGAACTTTTTAAAGCCATTGAAATTTTTCCGGCAATCAAAAAGAAAGCAGAATGGGCGCTAAGATGGGTAGAAAGTGACAGTTTCGCTGAACGCTTAATTGCATTTTCTGCTGTTGAGGGTATTTTCTTTTCGGGAAGTTTCTGTTCTATTTTCTGGATGAAAAAAAGAGGTCTTTTACCAGGCTTGACCTTTTCGAATGAGTTAATTAACAGAGACGAAGGACTGCATGCCGATTTTGCCGTGTATCTCCACCAGAATCACATTGTAAACAAAGTTCCGAAAGAAAGAATTACCGAGATTTTGGTTGATGCGCTGAACATTGAGCGCGAATTCATTACTGAATCTCTTCCCGTTAGCTTGATAGGAATGAATGCAAATCTAATGACTCAATATCTGGAATTTGTGACTGACAGATTATTGCTTGAATACGGCTGTGAGAAAGTATACAACGCTACAAATCCTTTTGATTTTATGGAAATGATCTCTTTGGAAGGGAAAACCAATTTCTTTGAGAAAAGAGTTTCTGAATATCAAAAGGCAGGTGTGAAATCAGGTGGAACGGGTAGCATTTCGTTCGATGCCGATTTTTAA
- a CDS encoding DUF4412 domain-containing protein, producing MRHLKIIFIFLFISTLTANSLQAQLLKKLKKRVQDATEEVIEERAQEESEQTLDSVMAEDQEIQSDYEQQLQNMMGASSGSVTVEDSYLFDTKVNYLMTIEENGKTSEVNYEMWFPSKESYMATKVLSSNDPSKGEVPTSVLAILDDKNQAMIMIMEEQKMAQMISMEKIKDVSEKENQAEKTETEFESIKSTGKTKTILGYLCEEFESQNETNKISFWVTKELSLYQKNMFLNLSKSLGGNTFNEIPEEAHGLMMEMFFHDSNSNQKGQMKLTSIEPIENKIVISDYQVLSFGQ from the coding sequence ATGAGACATCTTAAGATTATATTTATATTCTTGTTTATTAGCACATTAACTGCAAATTCACTTCAAGCTCAACTACTTAAGAAATTAAAAAAACGGGTCCAGGACGCTACGGAGGAGGTGATTGAAGAAAGAGCCCAGGAGGAATCTGAACAGACTTTGGATAGTGTCATGGCAGAAGATCAGGAGATACAATCTGATTATGAACAGCAGTTACAAAACATGATGGGAGCCTCTTCAGGAAGTGTGACTGTTGAAGACAGCTACTTATTTGATACAAAAGTGAACTATTTGATGACCATCGAAGAAAACGGTAAAACTTCAGAAGTCAACTATGAGATGTGGTTTCCATCAAAAGAAAGTTATATGGCAACAAAAGTCTTGAGCAGCAATGACCCGAGTAAAGGGGAAGTGCCAACCTCTGTTTTAGCCATTCTGGATGATAAGAATCAGGCCATGATTATGATAATGGAGGAGCAAAAAATGGCTCAGATGATTTCTATGGAAAAAATCAAAGATGTTTCTGAAAAAGAAAATCAGGCTGAAAAAACAGAGACTGAATTCGAATCTATTAAATCGACTGGAAAGACCAAAACAATTTTAGGGTATTTGTGCGAGGAATTCGAATCACAGAATGAAACCAACAAGATTTCCTTTTGGGTAACTAAAGAGCTATCCCTTTATCAGAAAAATATGTTCTTAAATTTGAGTAAATCGCTGGGAGGGAATACCTTCAATGAGATTCCTGAAGAGGCTCATGGCCTGATGATGGAGATGTTTTTTCATGATTCGAATTCAAATCAAAAGGGACAAATGAAATTAACTTCAATTGAACCCATTGAAAATAAAATAGTTATTTCTGATTATCAAGTTCTTAGCTTTGGTCAATAG
- a CDS encoding alpha/beta hydrolase family protein, with protein sequence MKKVKNLILEGRHNRPILMDLFYKENHINKEVVIFCHGYKGYKDWGAWDLVAEEFAKNNFFFVKMNFSHNGGTVDQPIDFPDLEAFGQNNFLIELDDLDTVLSWIHSDAKFRTERNQNTISVIGHSRGGGIVTLKGASDKRIKKIISWAGVSDFGSRFPDGEQLELWKKNGVAYITNSRTKQQMPHYIQFYDTFKENEGKLKIQTAVSNLEIPYLILHGDKDETVPIKEAMNLNSWSPNSSLEIISGANHTFGSSHPWRNTQLPEHLSLVVKNTLDFLKA encoded by the coding sequence ATGAAAAAAGTAAAAAATCTGATTCTCGAAGGAAGGCATAACAGGCCTATTTTAATGGATTTATTTTATAAAGAGAATCATATCAATAAAGAAGTTGTTATTTTCTGCCATGGATACAAGGGTTATAAAGATTGGGGTGCCTGGGACCTGGTTGCAGAGGAATTTGCAAAAAACAATTTCTTTTTTGTAAAAATGAATTTTTCCCACAACGGGGGAACCGTTGATCAGCCTATAGACTTTCCTGACCTTGAAGCTTTTGGACAAAACAATTTTTTGATTGAATTGGATGATCTGGATACTGTCCTTTCATGGATCCATTCAGATGCTAAATTTAGAACTGAGAGGAACCAAAATACAATATCCGTTATCGGACATTCTCGTGGCGGGGGAATTGTTACCCTTAAGGGGGCTTCAGACAAGCGAATCAAAAAAATAATCAGCTGGGCAGGAGTTTCAGATTTCGGTAGCAGATTTCCTGATGGGGAGCAGTTGGAGCTTTGGAAAAAAAACGGGGTAGCGTATATAACAAATTCCAGAACAAAGCAACAGATGCCTCACTACATTCAGTTTTACGATACGTTTAAGGAAAACGAAGGGAAACTTAAGATTCAAACCGCTGTTTCAAATTTGGAAATCCCTTATTTGATTCTTCACGGGGATAAGGATGAAACGGTTCCAATAAAGGAAGCCATGAATCTCAATTCCTGGTCGCCTAATAGCAGCTTAGAAATAATATCGGGAGCGAACCATACTTTTGGAAGTAGTCATCCATGGCGAAACACACAATTACCTGAACATTTATCTCTTGTTGTCAAGAACACACTTGACTTTTTAAAGGCTTAG
- a CDS encoding PD-(D/E)XK nuclease family protein has protein sequence MQSFLNKVVSEVLIQNNSFSDLTFVLPNKRSGIFLKKILKKEAHTNAFLPQILSIEEFIKDISGFESLDSINLLFEFYKVYKEHTAKEHLDSFDNFSKWAPVLIQDFNDLDSNLLDAESILSYLSDTKRIEHWKLEAYGESQMIDNYLSFFEKIITYHQSFSGHLIQIKSGYQGLLYKIACENLNSFLSKRKEHKYIFAGFNALNKAEEQIIQSLLEDHLAEIYWDHDNYYKESNNQSQQFFDRYEKTWNYYRSNDFNWKSDLINSPKTIHLHGLPKNISQIKHVGSVLKELNQNGSIEDTAIILGNEKLLPPLLNSIPKEINTANITMGYELQNVPLSSFFHALFKMHLNQAKLNKKGSFYYKDLLSLLNDPLIKGACEVLPEFEEGLNNTINKELFISEENLMELVQDSVYLSNLFSQLFLNWNNSVDILLEKITSTIKTLNQNEDLNPLRREYLFRFYNIFLEISNLNEKFRFIENLKTLYQLFQQILKTEKLSFQGEPLEGLQIMGLLESRVLDFNTLIITSLNEGYLPATGGNNSFIPLDVKLERKIPTFFEKDAIFSYHFFRLLHRAKNIYLIYNNITDDFGSGEPSRFIRQLRISKQLGLLDKVTFKEAVIHPKLNHAPLSLSYINKTDKVIEKLKNRAEKGFSPSALMTFIRNPIDFYKRSVLGIKEFKKTEETIAANTFGTIVHDTLEQLYHPYLDAELKSEFLQKMVLKVEKEVEDQFKKTYSIKAVKSGKNLLAFEIAKQFVLNFIDYEQKQIQKGRKIIVRGLEIGVEMIHHHSGLNLPIKLRGKIDRIDEVDGVLRIIDYKTGKVNTNQLNLKDWDQLCTDEKFSKSFQVLTYAYMYLSSLNLNADRVFIKTGIVSFKNLKQGFMPFNGDVLSQEILEDYKAELDKLLEEIFNLEIPFQEKELPVFNF, from the coding sequence ATGCAATCTTTTCTAAATAAAGTAGTATCAGAAGTACTGATCCAAAACAATTCTTTTTCAGATCTTACCTTCGTATTACCGAATAAAAGATCCGGGATTTTCCTGAAAAAAATTCTCAAAAAAGAAGCTCATACAAATGCCTTTCTTCCGCAAATCCTGAGCATTGAAGAATTTATAAAAGACATTTCCGGATTTGAATCACTCGATTCGATTAACCTCTTGTTCGAATTTTATAAGGTATACAAAGAACATACAGCGAAAGAGCATTTAGACTCCTTCGACAACTTCTCAAAATGGGCACCTGTGCTCATACAGGATTTCAATGATCTGGACAGTAACCTTCTCGATGCAGAATCTATACTTTCGTATTTAAGTGACACCAAGAGAATTGAGCATTGGAAACTCGAAGCATATGGTGAAAGCCAGATGATTGACAACTATCTGTCATTTTTTGAAAAGATCATTACCTACCATCAATCATTTAGCGGGCATTTGATTCAAATAAAATCAGGATATCAGGGATTGCTCTATAAAATTGCCTGTGAGAATTTGAATTCTTTCCTATCCAAAAGAAAGGAACATAAATACATTTTTGCGGGCTTTAATGCCCTTAACAAAGCTGAAGAACAAATTATTCAATCCTTGTTAGAAGATCACCTGGCCGAAATATATTGGGATCATGATAACTACTACAAAGAATCAAATAATCAATCACAACAATTCTTTGATCGTTATGAAAAAACCTGGAATTACTATCGATCAAACGATTTCAATTGGAAATCTGACCTCATAAATTCACCTAAAACCATTCACTTACACGGGCTTCCCAAAAATATAAGTCAAATTAAACATGTTGGTTCTGTCCTAAAAGAACTTAATCAAAATGGTTCTATTGAAGATACTGCCATTATACTTGGAAATGAAAAGTTGTTACCTCCCTTGTTAAATTCAATCCCTAAAGAAATAAATACGGCCAACATAACCATGGGATATGAATTACAAAACGTCCCCTTAAGTTCTTTTTTTCATGCCTTGTTTAAGATGCATCTCAACCAGGCAAAACTTAACAAAAAAGGTTCTTTTTATTACAAGGATTTATTGTCTTTGTTAAACGACCCTTTAATTAAGGGGGCCTGTGAGGTTCTACCTGAATTTGAAGAAGGATTAAATAACACGATTAATAAGGAGTTATTCATTTCTGAGGAGAATTTAATGGAATTGGTCCAAGATTCTGTTTACCTGTCAAATCTGTTCAGTCAATTATTCTTGAATTGGAACAACAGTGTTGACATCCTTTTAGAAAAAATAACCTCAACTATTAAAACCTTGAATCAAAATGAGGATCTGAATCCCCTCAGAAGGGAGTACCTCTTTAGGTTCTACAATATATTTCTTGAAATTTCCAATCTAAACGAAAAATTCAGATTTATTGAGAATTTAAAAACCCTATATCAACTATTTCAGCAAATTCTTAAAACCGAAAAATTATCATTTCAGGGTGAGCCTTTAGAGGGGCTCCAGATCATGGGGTTGCTCGAATCAAGAGTACTTGATTTTAATACTTTGATCATAACTTCTTTAAACGAAGGATATTTACCTGCAACCGGTGGAAACAATTCTTTTATTCCTCTTGATGTGAAGCTGGAGAGGAAAATCCCGACCTTTTTCGAAAAAGATGCTATATTTTCTTATCATTTCTTCAGGCTTCTTCACAGGGCAAAAAACATATATCTGATTTATAATAATATTACCGATGATTTTGGCTCAGGAGAACCCAGCCGTTTTATAAGACAGCTCAGGATTTCCAAACAACTTGGTTTACTGGATAAGGTGACATTTAAAGAGGCTGTTATTCATCCTAAATTGAATCATGCCCCCCTTTCACTGTCGTATATAAATAAAACAGACAAAGTTATTGAGAAACTTAAAAACAGAGCTGAAAAGGGGTTTTCCCCCAGTGCCTTAATGACCTTTATCAGAAATCCTATCGATTTTTATAAACGGTCCGTATTGGGGATTAAAGAATTCAAAAAAACCGAAGAAACTATAGCGGCCAACACCTTCGGGACCATAGTTCACGATACCCTCGAGCAACTATATCACCCTTATTTGGATGCCGAACTAAAATCAGAATTCCTTCAAAAAATGGTTTTAAAAGTTGAAAAGGAAGTCGAAGATCAATTCAAAAAAACCTATTCGATCAAGGCCGTCAAATCCGGGAAAAACCTTCTTGCATTTGAGATAGCCAAACAATTTGTACTAAATTTCATCGATTATGAACAAAAACAGATTCAAAAAGGAAGAAAAATAATCGTCCGAGGTCTGGAAATAGGAGTTGAAATGATCCATCATCATTCCGGTTTAAATCTTCCGATCAAACTTCGGGGTAAAATTGATCGAATTGATGAGGTTGATGGTGTATTGAGGATCATCGATTACAAGACCGGAAAAGTTAATACGAATCAATTGAATCTAAAAGATTGGGATCAGTTGTGTACAGATGAAAAATTTTCAAAAAGTTTTCAGGTTCTTACATACGCATACATGTATCTGAGTTCATTGAATTTAAATGCAGACAGAGTTTTCATAAAAACAGGTATTGTATCGTTTAAAAACCTGAAACAGGGGTTTATGCCCTTTAATGGAGATGTGCTTTCTCAAGAGATTTTGGAAGACTACAAGGCTGAGCTAGATAAATTATTGGAGGAAATATTTAATCTTGAGATTCCTTTTCAGGAAAAAGAACTGCCCGTATTTAATTTTTAA
- a CDS encoding OmpA family protein: protein MKHLKKVLLILLAVVFVNSANAQDKDDRWVIELGANAIDLYPTGADDPRTGGMFEDFFNTEHWNSNSLLNRLRVGYYVGSGFSVGLTGSMNTIERIGDFSTNGKLSLIAADLDIKFNFVREHGWFDPYILAGGGYTWLEGDGNGTANAGLGFNLWFNSWLGFNIQTKYKHSFDEDQLLPHWQHAAGIVFKFGGIDTDKDGIYDKYDACPEVAGLEQFNGCPDTDGDGIQDSEDACPNEAGLAEFNGCPDTDGDGVPDKDDACPTEAGPASLNGCPDRDGDGVADKDDQCPDVAGPAENNGCPWPDADGDGIPDKDDECPNIAGVAENNGCPIVSAEVQKEITDLARAIYFKTGSAKFTDETAIRLEQVSKIVNQYKTLSFEVEGHTDSTGSDAINNKLSQARADAVRDYLIENGFPADMITAKGFGSANPIGDNGTRQGRQQNRRVEIFSEYAER from the coding sequence ATGAAACATTTAAAAAAAGTATTATTAATCCTATTGGCTGTTGTTTTTGTAAACAGTGCTAATGCGCAGGATAAGGATGATCGCTGGGTTATAGAGTTAGGTGCCAACGCCATTGACCTGTACCCTACTGGTGCTGATGATCCTCGTACGGGAGGAATGTTCGAAGATTTCTTCAATACGGAACACTGGAACAGCAATTCTTTACTTAACCGTTTAAGAGTTGGTTACTATGTTGGAAGTGGATTCTCTGTAGGATTAACAGGGTCTATGAATACAATTGAAAGGATTGGTGATTTCAGCACAAATGGTAAACTTTCATTAATTGCTGCTGACCTGGATATCAAATTTAATTTCGTAAGAGAGCACGGATGGTTCGATCCTTACATTCTTGCCGGTGGAGGTTACACTTGGCTGGAAGGTGATGGTAATGGTACTGCAAACGCTGGTCTTGGATTCAACTTATGGTTCAACAGCTGGTTAGGTTTCAATATTCAAACAAAATATAAGCATTCTTTCGACGAAGATCAACTTCTTCCTCACTGGCAGCACGCTGCAGGTATTGTCTTCAAATTTGGAGGTATTGATACTGACAAAGACGGAATCTATGACAAATATGATGCTTGTCCGGAAGTTGCCGGTTTAGAGCAATTCAATGGTTGTCCTGATACTGACGGTGACGGAATCCAGGATTCAGAAGATGCTTGTCCAAACGAAGCTGGTTTAGCTGAGTTCAATGGTTGTCCTGATACTGACGGTGACGGTGTACCGGATAAAGATGATGCATGCCCAACTGAAGCTGGTCCTGCTTCTCTTAATGGATGTCCAGACAGAGATGGTGACGGTGTAGCTGATAAGGATGATCAGTGTCCGGATGTTGCTGGTCCTGCTGAAAACAACGGTTGCCCATGGCCTGATGCTGATGGAGACGGAATTCCAGATAAAGATGACGAATGTCCAAATATCGCAGGTGTTGCGGAAAACAATGGATGTCCAATCGTTTCTGCTGAAGTTCAAAAAGAAATCACAGATTTGGCAAGGGCTATCTACTTCAAAACAGGAAGTGCCAAATTCACTGATGAAACTGCAATCAGATTGGAGCAGGTAAGTAAAATTGTAAACCAGTACAAAACATTGAGTTTTGAAGTTGAAGGTCACACTGACAGCACTGGTAGCGATGCAATCAATAACAAATTATCTCAGGCTAGAGCTGATGCTGTAAGAGACTACTTAATTGAAAATGGTTTCCCAGCTGACATGATCACTGCTAAAGGATTTGGTTCTGCAAACCCAATCGGAGATAATGGTACAAGACAAGGAAGACAGCAAAACAGAAGAGTTGAGATCTTCTCAGAGTACGCTGAAAGATAA